The Impatiens glandulifera chromosome 3, dImpGla2.1, whole genome shotgun sequence genome contains a region encoding:
- the LOC124928930 gene encoding cellulose synthase A catalytic subunit 6 [UDP-forming]-like: MATRGRLIAGSHNRNEFVLINAEEIGRVTSVKELSGQICQICGDEIEITVDGEPFVACNECAFPVCRPCYEYERREGNQACPQCKTRFKRIKGSPRVDGDEEEDEFDDLGNEFEDHQYAADSNLSSHHHNSGRVGAHNYSSRITTPSEFDSASVNPEIPLLTYGDEDSVISADQHALIVPPFMGGGGKRVHPVSFPDSSSMSAVPPRPMDPKKDLAVYGYGSVAWKDRMEEWKKKQNGKLQMVKHEGMINPEEDELDDPHLPKMDEGRQPLSRKLPIPSSKINPYRMVILLRMVILGLFFDYRIRHPVRDAYALWMVSIICEIWFAVSWIFDQFPKWFPIKRETYLDRLSLRYEKEGKPSELAPIDVFVSTVDPMKEPPLITANTVLSILAVDYPVDKVACYVSDDGAAMLTFEALSETSEFARKWVPFCKKFSIEPRAPEWYFAQKLDYLKDKVHPAFVRERRSMKREYEEFKIRINSLVAMAQKVPEDGWTMQDGTPWPGNNVRDHPGMIQVFLGHNGVRDVEGNELPQLIYVSREKRPGFDHHKKAGAMNALIRVSAVISNAPYVLNVDCDHYINNSKALRESMCFMMDPTSGKKICYVQFPQRFDGIDRHDRYSNRNVVFFDINMKGLDGIQGPIYVGTGCVFRRQALYGYDAPKKKKPPARSCNCLPKWCCCCLSSLRRKGKKGKTGDVKKTTSTTTTAMITAKSKDSSTQIHAIENIEGSDKGIDNIEKAPLVPWIKLEKKFGQSPVFIASALLEEGGVPTGKSSASLLKEAIHVISCGYEDKTEWGKEVGWIYGSVTEDILTGFKMHCHGWRSVYCMPKRPAFKGSAPINLSDRLHQVLRWALGSVEILLSRHCPIWYGYGCGLKPLERFSYVNSIVYPLTSVPLLAYCTLPAVCLLTGKFIVPEISNYASIIFMAMFISIAVTGIMEMQWGGVTIDDWWRNEQFWVIGGVSSHLFALFQGLLKVLAGVNTNFTVTSKGGDDGEFSELYLFKWTTLLIPPMTLLIINIVGVVVGVSDAINNGYESWGPLFGRLFFALWVIVHLYPFLKGWMGKQNKIPTIIIVWSILLASILTLLWVRINPFVSRDGLVLEVCGMNCD; this comes from the exons ATGGCTACTAGAGGACGGCTTATTGCGGGTTCACACAACCGGAATGAGTTTGTTCTTATCAATGCTGAAGAGATTGGAAGA GTAACTTCTGTGAAGGAATTAAGTGGACAGATTTGCCAGATTTGTGGTGATGAGATCGAAATTACGGTTGATGGAGAACCGTTTGTTGCTTGCAATGAATGTGCATTTCCAGTTTGTAGACCTTGTTATGAATACGAAAGGAGAGAAGGAAATCAAGCTTGCCCTCAATGTAAAACCAGATTCAAGCGCATTAAGG GTAGCCCTAGAGTTGATggggatgaagaagaagatgaatttgATGATTTGGGTAATGAATTTGAAGATCATCAATATGCTGCAGATTCAAATCTATCTTCTCACCACCATAATTCCGGTCGTGTGGGTGCTCACAACTACTCCTCAAGAATCACCACCCCTTCAGAATTCGATTCTGCTTCTGTTAATCCAGAAATCCCTCTTCTAACCTACGGGGATGAG GATTCTGTTATTTCAGCTGATCAACATGCTCTTATAGTCCCACCGTTTATGGGAGGTGGGGGAAAACGTGTTCATCCAGTTTCATTTCCAGATTCCTCTTCAATGTCGGCAGTTCCTCCTCGTCCCATGGATCCGAAAAAGGATTTGGCTGTTTATGGATATGGTAGTGTTGCTTGGAAGGATAGAATGGAAGAGTGGAAGAAGAAGCAGAATGGAAAACTTCAGATGGTTAAGCATGAAGGAATGATCAATCCTGAAGAAGATGAGCTTGATGATCCTCATTTACCAAa GATGGACGAAGGAAGGCAGCCACTTTCAAGGAAATTACCGATTCCATCGAGCAAGATCAACCCGTATAGAATGGTGATTTTACTTCGTATGGTCATTCTCGGGTTGTTCTTCGATTATCGTATTCGTCATCCCGTTAGAGATGCATATGCTCTTTGGATGGTATCAATTATTTGCGAAATATGGTTTGCTGTTTCGTGGATTTTCGATCAATTTCCTAAATGGTTCCCAATCAAACGAGAAACTTACTTGGACAGACTCTCGCTAAGGTACGAGAAAGAAGGGAAACCGTCAGAATTGGCTCCTATCGATGTATTCGTTAGTACAGTCGATCCCATGAAAGAGCCGCCTCTCATTACTGCAAACACGGTTCTTTCGATCCTAGCTGTTGATTATCCTGTTGATAAAGTAGCTTGCTATGTATCCGATGATGGTGCAGCCATGTTGACATTTGAAGCGCTCTCGGAAACCTCGGAATTCGCTAGGAAATGGGTCCCGTTCTGTAAGAAGTTTAGCATTGAGCCTCGTGCTCCCGAGTGGTATTTTGCTCAGAAACTCGACTATCTCAAGGATAAAGTTCACCCTGCATTTGTTCGTGAACGACGCTCGATGaag AGAGAATACGAAGAGTTTAAGATTCGAATCAATAGCTTGGTTGCCATGGCTCAGAAGGTTCCGGAAGATGGTTGGACAATGCAGGATGGTACTCCATGGCCGGGAAACAATGTTCGAGATCATCCCGGAATGATACAG GTGTTTCTCGGGCACAATGGTGTTCGTGACGTTGAAGGAAACGAATTGCCCCAACTTATTTACGTTTCCCGTGAAAAAAGGCCAGGATTTGATCACCATAAGAAAGCCGGAGCCATGAATGCCCTT ATACGAGTATCGGCTGTCATATCAAACGCACCTTATGTGCTGAATGTGGATTGTGATCACTATATCAACAACAGCAAAGCGTTAAGGGAATCCATGTGTTTCATGATGGATCCAACCTCCGGAAAGAAGATATGTTACGTTCAGTTTCCTCAACGATTCGACGGCATTGATCGTCACGATCGATACTCTAATCGCAACGTCGTGTTCTTCGAT ATTAACATGAAAGGGCTGGATGGGATTCAAGGGCCAATTTATGTTGGAACTGGTTGTGTCTTTCGGAGACAAGCACTTTATGGCTACGATGCTCCTAAGAAGAAGAAGCCACCGGCAAGGTCTTGCAATTGTTTGCCCAAGTGGTGCTGCTGCTGCTTGTCTAGTCTTAGAAGGAAGGGTAAAAAAGGGAAAACGGGTGATGTTAAGAAGACAACGTCAACGACTACGACGGCGATGATAACTGCGAAGAGCAAGGATTCTTCGACGCAGATTCATGCGATTGAAAATATCGAGGGAAGCGATAAAG gGATTGATAATATTGAGAAGGCACCTCTAGTTCCTTGGATAAAACTAGAGAAAAAATTTGGACAATCACCCGTTTTCATTGCGTCGGCGCTTCTCGAGGAAGGCGGAGTTCCGACTGGAAAGTCTTCGGCTTCACTCTTGAAAGAAGCTATACATGTTATTAGTTGTGGTTACGAGGATAAAACAGAATGGGGCAAAGAg gTTGGTTGGATTTATGGTTCGGTTACTGAGGATATTTTAACGGGATTCAAGATGCATTGCCACGGTTGGCGATCTGTTTACTGTATGCCTAAAAGGCCTGCTTTTAAAGGATCCGCTCCAATCAATCTTTCGGATCGTCTCCATCAAGTTCTTCGATGGGCTCTCGGATCTGTTGAAATTTTACTAAGTAGGCATTGTCCTATATGGTACGGGTATGGATGTGGATTGAAACCGCTTGAACGGTTTTCATATGTCAACTCAATTGTCTATCCTTTGACGTCTGTTCCTTTGCTCGCATATTGTACCTTACCCGCTGTCTGTCTCCTCACCGGCAAGTTCATCGTTCCTGAG ATTAGTAACTACGCCAGTATTATATTCATGGCCATGTTTATATCAATTGCTGTGACTGGCATAATGGAGATGCAATGGGGAGGTGTGACAATCGACGATTGGTGGAGGAACGAGCAGTTCTGGGTTATTGGTGGTGTCTCTTCACATCTTTTCGCGTTATTTCAAGGTCTACTAAAGGTTCTTGCTGGAGTCAACACGAACTTTACAGTTACATCAAAAGGAGGTGACGATGGGGAATTCTCAGAGCTTTACCTCTTTAAATGGACAACATTGTTGATCCCACCTATGACTTTGTTGATCATAAACATTGTCGGAGTTGTGGTTGGGGTGTCGGATGCAATCAATAACGGGTACGAATCATGGGGACCACTATTCGGGAGATTGTTCTTTGCTTTGTGGGTTATCGTCCATCTTTACCCCTTCTTAAAGGGGTGGATGGGTAAACAGAATAAGATTCCAACCATTATTATCGTGTGGTCAATCCTTTTGGCATCTATCTTAACCTTATTGTGGGTTAGGATTAATCCGTTTGTATCGAGAGATGGTCTTGTACTTGAAGTATGTGGGATGAATTGTGACTGA
- the LOC124931338 gene encoding 60S ribosomal protein L3-1-like, translated as MSHRKFEHPRHGSLGFLPRKRANRQRGKVKAFPKDDPSKPCRLTGFLGYKAGMTHIVREVEKPGSKLHKKETCEAVTIIEVPPMVIVGVVGYVKTPRGLRSLNTVWAQHLSEEIRRRFYKNWCKSKKKAFTKYSKKYESDEGKKDIATQLEKLKKYSTVIRVIAHTQIRKMKGLKQKKAHMMEIQVNGGSIAEKVDFAYSFFEKQVPVDAVFQKDEMIDIIGVTKGKGYEGVVTRWGVSRLPRKTHRGLRKVACIGAWHPARVSFTVARAGQNGYHHRTELNKKIYRLGKAGTETHTADTEFDRTEKDVTPMGGFPHYGVVKDDFLMIKGCCVGPKKRVVTLRQSLLTQTSRLALEEIKLKFIDTSSKFGHGRFQTTEEKQKFYGRLKA; from the exons ATGTCGCACAGGAAGTTCGAGCACCCCAGACATGGGTCTCTTGGGTTTCTCCCAAGGAAGAGGGCTAACCGTCAAAGGGGAAAGG TGAAGGCTTTCCCCAAGGATGATCCATCAAAGCCATGTAGGCTTACTGGGTTCCTAGGTTACAAGGCTGGTATGACCCACATTGTTAGGGAGGTCGAGAAACCTGGATCAA AGCTTCACAAGAAGGAGACTTGCGAGGCTGTGACTATAATTGAGGTTCCACCAATGGTAATTGTTGGAGTTGTTGGTTATGTGAAAACCCCACGTGGTCTGAGGTCTTTGAACACTGTCTGGGCTCAGCATTTGAGTGAGGAGATTAGAAGAAGATTCTACAAAAACTGGTGCAAGTCAAAGAAGAAGGCTTTCACTAAATATTCAAAGAAGTATGAATCTGATGAAGGGAAGAAAGACATTGCAACTCAGTTGGAAAAGTTGAAGAAATATTCAACTGTTATCAGAGTCATAGCCCATACTCAG ATTAGGAAAATGAAGGGTCTAAAGCAGAAGAAGGCTCATATGATGGAGATCCAAGTAAATGGTGGATCAATTGCAGAGAAAGTTGACTTTGCCTACAGTTTCTTCGAGAAACAGGTTCCAGTTGATGCTGTTTTCCAGAAAGATGAGATGATTGATATCATTGGAGTTACAAAGGGTAAGGGTTATGAAGGTGTGGTCACTCGTTGGGGTGTGTCTCGTCTTCCTCGAAAGACCCATAGAGGTTTGAGGAAGGTAGCTTGTATTGGTGCATGGCATCCTGCCCGTGTCTCCTTTACAGTTGCCAGGGCTGGTCAAAACGGTTATCATCATAGAACTGAGTTGAACAAGAAGATTTACAGGCTTGGAAAGGCTGGAACTGAAACTCACACTGCTGATACTGAGTTTGACAG GACTGAGAAAGATGTTACACCGATGGGTGGTTTCCCTCATTATGGTGTGGTGAAGGACGACTTTTTGATGATTAAAGGATGCTGTGTTGGGCCGAAGAAGAGGGTTGTTACTCTTCGTCAGTCCCTGCTTACACAAACTTCACGTTTGGCTCTTGAAGAGATTAAGCTTAAGTTTATCGATACATCTTCCAAGTTTGGACATGGAAGGTTCCAAACAACAGAGGAGAAGCAGAAGTTTTATGGAAGACTCAAGGCTTAG